The Xanthomonas sp. CFBP 8443 genome has a window encoding:
- a CDS encoding ribose-phosphate diphosphokinase, with translation MQDQRNLLVFSGNANKPLAKSICKELGVRPGKAMVSRFSDGEVQVEIEENVRRQEVFVIQPTCAPSAENLMELLVLIDALKRASAASVTAVVPYFGYSRQDRRMRSSRVPITAKVAAKMFTAVNADRVLTVDLHADQIQGFFDIPVDNVYASPLLLADIWRAYGTDNLIVVSPDVGGVVRARAVAKRLDDADLAIIDKRRPRANVSTVMNIIGDVEGKTCVLVDDIVDTAGTLCAAAAALKAQGALKVAAYCTHPVLSGPAVSNISNSQLDELVVTDTIPLSDAARGCSKIRQLSVAELLAETIRRIAFGESVSSLYVD, from the coding sequence ATGCAAGATCAACGCAACCTGCTGGTGTTCTCCGGCAATGCCAACAAGCCGCTTGCCAAGAGCATCTGCAAGGAACTGGGCGTGCGCCCGGGCAAGGCGATGGTGTCGCGCTTCTCCGATGGCGAAGTGCAGGTGGAGATCGAGGAGAACGTGCGCCGGCAGGAAGTGTTCGTGATCCAGCCGACCTGCGCGCCCAGCGCGGAGAACCTGATGGAGCTGCTGGTGCTGATCGACGCGCTCAAGCGCGCTAGCGCCGCCAGCGTCACCGCAGTGGTGCCGTACTTCGGCTACTCGCGGCAGGATCGGCGCATGCGCTCCTCGCGCGTGCCGATCACCGCTAAGGTCGCGGCGAAGATGTTCACCGCGGTCAATGCCGACCGCGTGCTCACCGTCGACCTGCACGCCGACCAGATCCAGGGTTTCTTCGACATCCCGGTCGACAACGTCTACGCCTCGCCGCTGCTGCTGGCCGACATCTGGCGCGCCTACGGCACCGACAACCTGATCGTGGTGTCGCCGGACGTGGGCGGCGTGGTCCGCGCCCGCGCCGTGGCCAAGCGCCTGGACGACGCCGACCTGGCGATCATCGACAAGCGCCGCCCGCGCGCCAACGTGTCCACGGTGATGAACATCATCGGCGACGTCGAAGGCAAGACCTGCGTGCTGGTCGACGACATCGTCGATACCGCCGGCACCCTGTGCGCCGCCGCGGCCGCGCTCAAGGCGCAGGGCGCGCTGAAGGTCGCCGCGTACTGCACCCATCCGGTGCTGTCCGGTCCGGCGGTCAGCAACATCAGCAATTCGCAGCTCGACGAACTGGTCGTCACCGACACCATCCCGCTGTCGGACGCCGCGCGCGGCTGCAGCAAGATCCGCCAGCTCAGCGTCGCCGAGCTGTTGGCCGAAACCATTCGCCGCATCGCCTTCGGCGAGTCGGTGAGTTCGTTGTACGTCGATTGA